In the Ipomoea triloba cultivar NCNSP0323 chromosome 6, ASM357664v1 genome, one interval contains:
- the LOC116021817 gene encoding ubiquitin-conjugating enzyme E2 34-like: MAEKACVKRLQKEYRALCKEPVSNIVARPSPSNILEWHYVLEGSEGTPFAGGYYYGKIKFPPEYPYKPPAIRMTTPNGRFMTETKICLSMSDFHPENWNPMWSVSSILTGLLSFMMDNSPTTGGVTTTTAEKEKLAKASLASNCKNPTFRKLFPEYVEKYQQQQHQQLASQSVSEQASPTSTQQENSRLLEGNSNINNGDLNGVEPPQEMRNRRKKAFPTWLLLLVFSVFGIVMALPLLQL; this comes from the exons ATGGCAGAAAAGGCATGTGTGAAGCGCTTGCAAAAGGAGTATAGAGCACTCTGTAAA GAACCTGTTTCAAATATTGTTGCCCGGCCATCTCCAAGTAACATTCTTGAGTGGC ATTAtgtgttggaagggagtgaaGGAACACCTTTTGCAG GTGGGTATTATTATGGGAAGATCAAGTTTCCTCCCGAATATCCGTATAAACCTCCAGCAATCAG GATGACTACTCCAAATGGACGATTTATGACAGAAACAAAAATATGCCTCTCTATGAGTGATT TCCATCCGGAGAATTGGAACCCTATGTGGTCGGTCTCAAG CATTCTCACAGGATTGCTCTCATTTATg ATGGATAATAGTCCAACTACAGGTGGCGTAACGACAACGACTGCTGAGAAAGAAAAACTTGCAAAGGCTTCTCTTGCTTCCAATTGTAAAAA CCCAACATTTAGGAAGTTATTTCCAGAATATGTGGAGAAGTACCAACAGCAACAGCATCAGCAGCTTGCCTCGCAATCTGTGTCAGAGCAGGCGTCGCCTACATCAACTCAACAAGAAAATTCCAGACTGTTGGAGGGAAATAGCAATATAAACAACGGAGATTTGAATGGTGTAGAGCCACCACAAGAAATGCGAAACAGAAGGAAAAAAGCTTTCCCAACTTGGCTGTTGCTTCTGGTATTCTCTGTTTTTGGCATTGTAATGGCTTTGCCTCTGCTGCAGCTTTGA
- the LOC116023801 gene encoding RING-H2 finger protein ATL60-like: MGDSSQRIGGRLGDSGALELTGKVMVVVILSIFFAVAFVILIHIYTRWLGRRAPDSNARRRRRRFDFAGGYQEEAHAAVLSRGLDPSVLKTIPVVKFNPEEFKDGLECAVCLSHVSEGEKTRLLPKCNHGFHVDCIDMWFHSHSTCPLCRNPVSKPAGESSDSLPNFPANVLFWGDETRVSTLGPCLQEPRRGPISAQLPSSSSSVSLAAGKELVIEIPREIGGEEDEEHKSPMVTRMKSLKRLLSRGKRVTPGSPSPSSNLDVEQGGRSQS; the protein is encoded by the coding sequence ATGGGGGATTCTTCGCAGAGGATAGGTGGGAGATTAGGCGATTCAGGCGCGCTTGAGCTTACTGGGAAAGTCATGGTGGTAGTAATCCTAAGCATTTTCTTTGCCGTAGCTTTTGTGATCTTGATCCATATTTACACCAGATGGTTGGGTCGCCGCGCGCCTGACAGCAAcgcgcggcggcggcggcgccgctTCGATTTCGCGGGTGGGTATCAAGAAGAGGCTCACGCCGCTGTCCTCAGCCGCGGGCTGGACCCGTCGGTGCTGAAAACAATCCCAGTGGTGAAATTCAATCCCGAAGAGTTCAAAGACGGATTGGAATGCGCGGTTTGTCTGAGCCACGTCTCGGAAGGGGAGAAGACTCGGCTTTTGCCGAAATGTAACCATGGGTTTCACGTGGATTGCATTGATATGTGgtttcattcccattccacttGCCCTCTTTGCCGGAATCCCGTTTCCAAGCCCGCAGGAGAGAGCTCGGATTCTTTGCCTAATTTTCCGGCGAATGTTCTGTTTTGGGGAGATGAAACGCGGGTTAGCACTTTGGGTCCTTGCTTGCAGGAGCCTCGGCGAGGGCCCATTTCTGCGCAACTTCCTTCATCGTCTTCTTCGGTATCGTTAGCGGCGGGGAAAGAGTTGGTGATTGAGATTCCCAGGGAGATTGGTGGGGAAGAGGATGAAGAACACAAGTCTCCGATGGTTACAAGGATGAAGTCATTGAAGAGGCTGTTGAGTAGGGGGAAAAGGGTGACCCCTGGTAGCCCTAGTCCTAGTAGTAATTTAGATGTAGAACAGGGTGGGAGAAGCCAAAGCtag
- the LOC116023132 gene encoding RING-H2 finger protein ATL64-like yields the protein MQNHGIEEEPSSNILSTHNLVLLVVLAFPIISLLNNQLLRYSKPFLWWLRTPTKMEERVNDGDDFDCVICLSEVLSGEKFRVLPKCKHRFHSGCIDAWLETGKWSCPVCRSPVPAAEADRRNGGEGAGDWISLAVDKICSRFLGSAIMVALSYQECYFYFDE from the coding sequence ATGCAGAACCATGGCATCGAAGAGGAGCCATCGTCCAATATACTTTCCACCCACAACCTAGTCCTTCTGGTCGTTTTGGCCTTTCCCATAATCTCCCTTCTCAACAACCAACTTTTACGTTATTCCAAGCCGTTCCTGTGGTGGCTCAGAACACCGACAAAAATGGAGGAGCGCGTAAACGACGGCGACGATTTCGACTGCGTTATCTGTCTTTCCGAGGTTTTGTCGGGGGAGAAGTTTCGGGTTCTTCCGAAGTGCAAGCATAGGTTTCATAGTGGGTGCATTGATGCTTGGTTGGAGACGGGGAAATGGAGTTGCCCTGTCTGTCGGAGCCCTGTGCCGGCGGCGGAGGCGGATCGCCGGAACGGCGGAGAAGGCGCCGGGGATTGGATTTCGTTGGCTGTGGATAAGATTTGTAGCAGGTTTTTGGGGAGTGCGATAATGGTGGCTCTTTCGTACCAGGAATGCTACTTCTATTTTGATGAATGA